A window of Psychromonas sp. CNPT3 contains these coding sequences:
- the prlC gene encoding oligopeptidase A: MNTQKESALQKTNQLPLFSQIDVTEIVSSVRHCIAENKQLMTRLLDSDEVFTWQNLIMPLDEAEDHLSKLWSPISHMNAVVSEPALRQAHDDCLPLFAEYGTYVGQHEGLYQAYLSISKSVAFKSLKTEQQKVIEDALRDFTLAGIALSSHKKTRYGEIKTQLAQLQSKFSNQVMDATLAWSKLVSDVELLKGLPESALQGAQQAAKEKNLDGYLFTLDIPSYLPVLTYAQNRELRQELYTAFATRASEQGPNAGEFDNTDSINSILALRHELAVLLDFNAYSEYSLATKMAETPEQVIDFLTDLAKKSKSQARSERDAVFALASSKDNIEHLEAWDMSYYSELLKQQRYQISDEMVRPYFPEDKVVSGLFAVVKRLFSIEISEQFEFDSWHKDVRFFHIYNTKKQHIGSFYLDLYAREFKRGGAWMNDCRVRRRQCDGALQLPVAYLTCNFNKPVGNNPALFTHNEVITLFHEFGHGLHHMLTKVESAGVSGINGVPWDAVELPSQFLENWCWEPEALALISGHVKTGETLPKELLDKMLQAKNFNSGLMMLRQLELSLFDFTLHCQDAKKDSGFVMRVLSEVRAQVAVLSTPEFNRFQNSFSHIFAGGYAAGYYSYKWAEVLSADAFSRFEQEGIFNTSTGHDFLEAILEKGGSASPMQLFKNFMGREPSIKALLRHSGIE, from the coding sequence ATGAATACTCAAAAAGAATCTGCACTGCAAAAAACAAATCAATTACCTTTATTTAGCCAAATCGACGTTACTGAGATTGTGAGTAGCGTACGTCATTGTATTGCTGAAAATAAACAATTAATGACGCGTTTATTAGATAGCGATGAGGTGTTTACTTGGCAAAACCTGATCATGCCTTTAGATGAGGCTGAAGATCATTTATCAAAACTATGGTCGCCCATTTCGCATATGAATGCAGTGGTGAGTGAGCCGGCGTTACGTCAAGCCCATGATGATTGTTTACCTTTATTTGCCGAATATGGCACTTATGTTGGTCAGCATGAAGGTTTATATCAAGCGTATTTAAGTATTTCAAAAAGCGTTGCATTTAAAAGTTTAAAAACAGAGCAACAGAAAGTGATTGAAGATGCTTTGCGTGATTTTACCTTAGCGGGTATTGCGCTTAGCTCTCACAAAAAAACACGTTATGGTGAAATTAAAACCCAACTTGCACAATTACAATCAAAATTTAGCAATCAAGTGATGGATGCAACATTGGCTTGGAGTAAGTTGGTTAGTGATGTTGAGCTATTAAAAGGTTTGCCTGAAAGCGCACTACAAGGCGCGCAGCAGGCAGCTAAAGAGAAAAATTTAGACGGTTATTTATTCACTTTAGATATTCCAAGTTATTTACCCGTACTTACTTATGCTCAAAATAGAGAGTTACGCCAGGAGCTGTATACGGCTTTTGCAACACGCGCATCTGAGCAAGGCCCTAACGCGGGTGAATTTGATAATACAGATAGTATAAATAGTATATTAGCTTTGCGCCACGAGCTTGCTGTATTACTCGATTTTAATGCTTATAGCGAATATAGCTTGGCCACTAAAATGGCGGAAACGCCAGAGCAAGTCATTGACTTTTTAACTGATCTTGCAAAAAAATCAAAATCACAAGCACGCTCTGAGCGTGACGCCGTGTTTGCACTTGCGAGCAGTAAAGATAATATCGAGCATTTAGAAGCTTGGGATATGAGTTACTACTCTGAATTATTAAAGCAGCAACGTTATCAAATCTCTGATGAAATGGTGCGCCCTTATTTCCCTGAAGATAAAGTTGTGAGTGGTTTATTTGCGGTCGTAAAACGTTTGTTTTCTATTGAAATTAGCGAGCAATTTGAGTTTGATAGCTGGCATAAAGATGTACGTTTTTTCCATATCTATAATACGAAAAAACAACATATTGGTAGTTTTTATTTAGATCTTTACGCGCGTGAATTTAAACGCGGTGGTGCATGGATGAATGATTGCCGCGTCCGTCGCCGTCAATGTGATGGGGCGCTACAATTACCGGTTGCTTACTTAACGTGTAACTTTAATAAGCCAGTCGGCAATAATCCTGCTTTGTTTACGCATAATGAAGTGATCACTTTATTCCATGAATTTGGTCATGGTTTGCATCATATGCTCACCAAAGTTGAATCTGCAGGTGTATCGGGTATTAACGGTGTGCCTTGGGATGCGGTGGAGTTACCGAGTCAATTTTTAGAAAACTGGTGCTGGGAGCCAGAGGCATTAGCCTTGATATCCGGACATGTAAAAACGGGCGAAACACTCCCTAAAGAGTTACTTGATAAAATGCTACAAGCCAAAAACTTTAATAGTGGGCTAATGATGTTGAGACAGTTAGAGTTGTCTTTATTTGATTTTACTCTGCACTGCCAAGATGCAAAAAAGGATAGCGGTTTTGTGATGCGTGTTTTAAGTGAAGTGCGCGCACAGGTTGCAGTGCTTAGCACGCCTGAGTTTAATCGTTTTCAAAATAGCTTTAGTCATATCTTTGCGGGTGGTTATGCGGCGGGATATTACAGCTATAAATGGGCTGAAGTTTTATCGGCCGATGCATTCTCTCGGTTTGAACAAGAAGGTATCTT
- a CDS encoding DUF3624 domain-containing protein, which produces MGCKVCLEDKFKEKLGRCRSCITLNVVLLLGSALLWYVFFLDDVTQVASIALLFTVFASALLMLAHVAAFIYYQVTQDKHNPK; this is translated from the coding sequence ATGGGCTGTAAGGTATGTCTGGAAGATAAATTTAAAGAGAAGCTGGGACGATGCCGATCCTGTATTACCTTAAATGTTGTTTTATTATTGGGCAGTGCATTATTGTGGTACGTATTTTTTTTAGATGATGTAACTCAAGTGGCGAGTATTGCGTTGTTATTTACTGTCTTTGCGAGTGCTTTATTGATGCTCGCCCATGTGGCCGCATTTATTTATTATCAAGTTACGCAAGATAAACACAACCCAAAATAG
- the yihI gene encoding Der GTPase-activating protein YihI, whose protein sequence is MSRIKKSRTAGNSQEGYTGKRKETSSQAQEAKERKRKGKLKGNKSGARNVHQSAKSAQQHAQNDLNHKRLGSKKAISLGQKEVINVSKDVKAKVKVEVKKSQPMPKVKLINETVENKLSPAKELELLENDPRLNDLLEQLDSEESIDDADQIWVEKQMARHQVLMTKLGWIDEDGEEDLIQQFEDASSALDEFK, encoded by the coding sequence ATGTCTCGTATTAAAAAAAGTCGAACAGCAGGAAACTCACAAGAGGGTTATACCGGCAAACGTAAGGAAACGTCATCACAAGCACAAGAGGCTAAAGAGCGTAAACGTAAAGGCAAATTAAAAGGCAATAAATCTGGTGCTCGTAATGTACATCAAAGCGCCAAAAGTGCACAACAACATGCACAAAACGATCTTAACCATAAACGTCTTGGTAGCAAAAAAGCAATTTCATTAGGCCAGAAAGAAGTAATTAATGTCAGCAAAGATGTAAAAGCAAAAGTAAAAGTAGAAGTAAAAAAATCACAACCAATGCCAAAAGTGAAACTTATCAACGAAACGGTTGAAAATAAACTGTCACCGGCAAAAGAACTCGAATTATTAGAAAATGATCCGCGTTTAAATGACCTACTCGAACAATTAGACAGCGAAGAAAGTATTGATGATGCTGACCAAATATGGGTAGAAAAGCAAATGGCCCGCCATCAAGTATTAATGACAAAACTAGGCTGGATCGATGAAGATGGTGAAGAAGATCTGATCCAACAATTTGAAGATGCTAGCTCAGCCCTTGATGAATTCAAATAA
- a CDS encoding DUF2489 domain-containing protein, producing the protein MNLLIVLSIFATLIIIALTVYVVFLVRKIKQQKNQIAEHKIQQELQSNQQKQLRNENICASIRLIARATSEKQCNISEAAIRLNVLLETLLIEPKIDIDSTYPALAQLFEKIKDFATHAGRQSIDKKQLKKEDQQRHLLETELESAILKETKVLSTFSI; encoded by the coding sequence ATGAACCTGCTCATCGTATTATCTATATTCGCGACACTTATTATTATCGCTCTTACTGTGTATGTGGTTTTTTTGGTGCGTAAGATAAAGCAACAAAAAAACCAAATTGCAGAGCATAAAATACAACAAGAGCTGCAAAGCAATCAACAAAAGCAGCTACGTAATGAAAATATCTGTGCCAGCATTCGCTTAATTGCACGTGCAACATCTGAAAAGCAGTGTAATATTTCAGAGGCAGCTATCCGTTTAAACGTATTGTTAGAAACCTTGCTCATTGAACCAAAAATTGATATCGATTCAACTTACCCTGCACTCGCGCAGTTATTTGAAAAAATAAAAGATTTTGCAACACACGCGGGCCGTCAGAGCATCGATAAAAAACAGCTCAAAAAAGAAGATCAGCAACGCCATCTTTTGGAAACCGAACTTGAAAGTGCCATTCTAAAAGAAACAAAAGTATTAAGTACATTTTCGATATAG
- the hemN gene encoding oxygen-independent coproporphyrinogen III oxidase, whose translation MKQLVWDQKIIEKYNYSGPRYTSYPTALEFNESFDYKQFLEATKVFPEKPLSLYVHIPFCHKLCYFCGCNKIITRHQEKADVYLDHLEQEIKLQAPHFKNRLVTQLHWGGGTPTFLLPAQISRLMDILRAHFSFAKGAELSIEVDPRKFELSTIDLLAKEGFNRLSLGVQDFNKAVQKAINREQDEAFIEQLLQRAKEQGFQSTNLDMIYGLPLQTKDTFAHTLNKVLELDPARLSIFNYAHMPSIFAAQRKINDEDMPKPAEKLAMLQYTIEFLTQSGYQFIGMDHFAKPDDELAIAQREGTLHRNFQGYTTQEDADLLGLGVSAISQIGHCYSQNQKVLSVYYQQITDKKHAQWRGVALNQDDLIRRQVIKKLICNFKLDIKEIESTFNLDFNDYFAQDIKLLQCFIKDDLLSIDNQYITVHPKGRLLIRNICMSFDVYLRHKARQQQFSRVI comes from the coding sequence ATGAAACAGTTGGTTTGGGATCAAAAAATTATCGAGAAATATAATTACAGTGGACCTCGATATACTTCTTACCCTACAGCGCTCGAGTTTAATGAAAGTTTTGACTATAAGCAGTTTCTAGAGGCAACGAAGGTATTCCCTGAAAAGCCTTTATCTCTTTATGTACATATCCCTTTTTGTCATAAACTTTGCTATTTTTGTGGTTGTAATAAGATCATTACTCGCCATCAAGAAAAAGCGGACGTGTATCTAGATCACCTTGAGCAAGAAATTAAACTACAAGCACCACACTTTAAAAACCGCTTAGTGACGCAGTTGCATTGGGGTGGTGGTACGCCGACCTTCTTATTACCCGCTCAAATTTCACGTTTGATGGATATACTGCGTGCCCACTTTAGCTTTGCTAAAGGCGCTGAGCTTAGTATTGAAGTTGACCCTCGAAAATTTGAGCTCAGTACGATTGATTTACTTGCTAAAGAGGGCTTTAATCGCCTCAGTTTAGGGGTGCAAGATTTTAATAAAGCAGTACAAAAAGCCATTAATCGCGAGCAAGATGAAGCCTTTATAGAGCAACTTCTACAGCGCGCGAAAGAACAAGGATTTCAATCAACAAACCTGGATATGATTTACGGGTTACCTCTGCAAACCAAAGACACTTTTGCGCATACCTTAAATAAAGTCCTTGAACTCGATCCGGCGCGCCTGTCTATCTTCAATTATGCACATATGCCCTCTATTTTTGCAGCCCAACGTAAGATAAATGATGAAGACATGCCGAAACCGGCTGAAAAATTAGCGATGCTTCAATATACCATTGAATTTTTAACGCAGTCTGGCTATCAGTTTATTGGTATGGATCATTTTGCCAAACCCGATGATGAACTGGCCATTGCCCAAAGAGAAGGTACATTACATCGTAATTTCCAAGGCTATACAACACAAGAAGATGCGGATTTATTAGGTCTCGGTGTTTCTGCAATTAGTCAAATAGGGCATTGTTATTCACAAAACCAAAAAGTGTTATCTGTTTATTATCAGCAAATTACAGATAAAAAACACGCGCAGTGGCGCGGTGTAGCACTGAATCAAGATGACTTGATCCGCCGCCAAGTGATCAAAAAACTGATCTGTAATTTTAAGCTTGATATCAAAGAGATAGAATCTACCTTTAACCTTGATTTTAACGATTACTTTGCACAAGATATCAAGTTATTACAATGCTTTATTAAGGATGACTTACTCAGCATTGATAACCAATATATTACCGTGCACCCCAAAGGACGCTTACTTATTCGTAATATTTGTATGAGTTTTGACGTCTATTTACGCCATAAAGCGCGTCAACAGCAGTTTTCACGAGTCATCTGA
- a CDS encoding ATP-binding protein, with translation MNTTITSFFKWLRTENSLSMRLLTYILLSCTALALILTLIQLSWNVKEDIEHVKRNLTHIHPVVLKPLATNLWSLNHTKIENQLKAMISLSDMQYVRVSEFDKNGNEILVNEQGLFKKDFAISETFDLIYKNKAIGTLFVATSLDSVYSHLIKRSIILLFFQMIKTMLVSFCVLFIIYYFVIRHVNKLAHYTHTLQLHEANSDLVLDGKAKKSTDKNNELDDLVNFFNKLRSRIFEELTKKEAAIIALQQERDLSKSIINASNSVICYLNPNFSIESINPAAVILTGYSQEELYKKNWLSIFSLPKQHISLLKKLTRNEPIQNLEIKMQDQLGETNTLLWTFSAIYEGMDIKYLIGFGHDITAQKHVESKIQRLNDELEEKVEFRTAALTESHKKITKTLTQLRNTQQTLVESEKMASLGELVAGIAHEINTPVGISVTAASFLADEVNDFQNKFNDKTLSRSYVQKLMPRLNESCLLLNSNLKRAADLISSFKQVAVDQSSEAYYLFNLSENIEQVVLSLKHKIKQKQSNIYIECPDDLSIFSVPGSFIQIYANLIINSLEHGFDDWQADRNIYIDISLKANRLHIDYRDTGQGIPAEIAQRVFDPFVTTKRGSGGSGLGTHIIYNIVTQLLHGDIQLLESEQGVHFHISMPHQTQAIS, from the coding sequence ATGAATACAACAATAACTTCATTTTTCAAATGGTTAAGAACAGAAAACAGCCTGTCCATGCGTTTGCTCACCTATATTTTATTATCGTGTACCGCGCTCGCTTTGATACTGACACTTATCCAGCTAAGCTGGAATGTTAAAGAAGATATAGAGCACGTCAAACGTAATCTCACACATATTCACCCTGTCGTTTTGAAACCATTAGCGACTAATTTATGGTCTTTGAATCATACAAAAATTGAAAATCAACTCAAAGCCATGATCAGTCTTTCCGATATGCAATATGTGAGAGTGAGTGAATTCGATAAAAATGGCAATGAAATATTAGTCAATGAACAAGGACTTTTTAAAAAAGACTTTGCTATCAGTGAAACCTTTGATTTGATCTATAAAAATAAAGCCATCGGCACACTCTTTGTTGCCACCTCCTTAGATAGTGTTTACTCACACCTCATTAAGCGCTCAATTATTCTTTTATTCTTTCAAATGATTAAAACCATGCTGGTGTCTTTTTGCGTATTATTTATTATTTATTATTTTGTTATTCGCCACGTTAATAAACTAGCGCATTACACACACACACTACAACTACACGAGGCTAATAGTGATTTAGTTTTAGATGGAAAAGCAAAAAAATCGACAGATAAAAACAATGAATTAGACGACCTAGTTAACTTTTTCAATAAGCTACGCAGCAGAATATTTGAAGAATTAACAAAAAAAGAAGCTGCCATTATCGCTTTACAACAAGAGCGGGATTTATCAAAATCCATCATTAATGCTTCAAATTCAGTGATCTGCTACTTAAACCCTAATTTTTCAATTGAAAGCATCAATCCCGCGGCGGTGATCCTCACTGGATATAGCCAAGAAGAGCTATATAAAAAAAATTGGCTGAGTATTTTTTCATTACCAAAACAGCATATCTCCCTGCTAAAGAAACTGACCCGTAATGAGCCAATACAAAATCTTGAAATTAAGATGCAAGACCAACTTGGTGAAACCAATACGTTACTCTGGACCTTCTCGGCCATTTATGAAGGAATGGACATAAAGTATTTAATCGGTTTTGGCCATGACATTACAGCACAAAAACACGTTGAGTCTAAAATACAACGCCTTAACGATGAGCTTGAAGAAAAGGTAGAATTTCGCACCGCTGCCTTAACAGAAAGCCATAAAAAAATAACTAAAACACTCACTCAACTTCGAAATACCCAGCAAACGTTAGTCGAGTCTGAAAAAATGGCATCTTTAGGCGAACTAGTAGCTGGTATTGCGCACGAGATAAATACTCCCGTGGGAATAAGCGTGACGGCAGCATCGTTTCTAGCTGATGAAGTTAATGATTTCCAAAATAAATTTAATGACAAAACACTTTCTCGTTCCTATGTTCAAAAATTAATGCCACGCTTAAACGAGTCTTGCTTACTCTTAAATTCGAATTTAAAGCGCGCTGCCGATTTGATCAGTAGCTTTAAACAAGTGGCAGTGGATCAAAGTAGTGAAGCCTATTATTTATTTAATCTGAGTGAAAATATTGAACAGGTGGTACTGTCTCTAAAACATAAAATAAAACAAAAACAGAGCAATATTTACATTGAATGTCCTGATGATTTAAGTATTTTTAGTGTGCCAGGTAGTTTTATCCAAATTTACGCTAATCTGATCATTAATTCATTAGAGCATGGCTTTGATGATTGGCAAGCAGATCGCAATATCTATATCGATATCAGTTTAAAGGCTAATCGATTACATATTGATTATCGTGATACGGGCCAAGGTATTCCCGCTGAAATAGCGCAGCGTGTTTTTGATCCTTTCGTGACCACAAAACGCGGTTCTGGGGGAAGTGGGTTAGGCACACATATTATTTATAATATTGTAACGCAACTGTTGCATGGCGATATCCAATTGCTAGAAAGTGAACAGGGCGTACACTTTCATATCAGTATGCCCCATCAAACGCAGGCTATTTCCTAA
- the yihA gene encoding ribosome biogenesis GTP-binding protein YihA/YsxC: MPKARPTLEFQKIHFQKAHFLISAPDIKHLDKHLPPETGIEVAFAGRSNAGKSSALNRLTRQKSLARTSKTPGRTQLINVFEVEEGKRLIDLPGYGFAKVPLEMKLKWQRSLGEYLQNRSSLKGLVVLMDIRHPFKELDQQLIYWAIDANIPVLALLTKADKLKSGARKATLLKMREEAKNFEGEVDVQLFSSLKGIGVEILEQKIAHWYALEDQRQVQED, from the coding sequence ATGCCTAAAGCGAGGCCTACATTGGAATTTCAAAAAATACATTTTCAAAAAGCACATTTTTTAATTAGTGCACCAGATATTAAGCATTTAGATAAGCATTTGCCACCTGAAACCGGGATCGAAGTTGCATTTGCGGGACGCTCAAATGCAGGGAAATCCAGTGCATTAAATCGCTTAACACGCCAAAAGAGTTTAGCTCGAACGAGTAAAACGCCAGGGCGTACCCAATTAATTAACGTTTTTGAAGTCGAAGAAGGCAAACGTCTGATTGACTTACCGGGTTATGGTTTTGCTAAAGTGCCCTTAGAAATGAAGTTAAAATGGCAACGTTCTTTGGGTGAATACTTACAAAATCGAAGTTCATTGAAAGGTTTAGTTGTTTTAATGGATATTCGTCATCCTTTTAAAGAGTTAGATCAGCAACTTATTTACTGGGCTATTGATGCAAATATTCCGGTGTTGGCCTTATTAACGAAAGCCGATAAATTAAAATCAGGTGCGCGTAAAGCGACTTTATTAAAAATGCGCGAAGAAGCTAAAAACTTTGAAGGTGAAGTTGATGTGCAACTGTTTTCTTCATTGAAAGGCATTGGGGTTGAGATATTAGAGCAAAAGATAGCGCATTGGTATGCGCTTGAGGATCAACGTCAAGTACAAGAAGATTAA
- a CDS encoding anhydro-N-acetylmuramic acid kinase: protein MNKYYIGLMSGTSLDALDIVIAERSPAGFKQVAQDAVPLPASMRQNILRICEDKTVDLQTLGEVDHQFALLCADAINSLLATSKLLATQICAIGSHGQTVFHSPLGAYPFTQQIGDANLIAAKTGIPCVSDFRRMDMAYGGQGAPLVPAFHQALFADSQAPRIILNIGGIANISILDAQKSSLGYDTGPGNILMDAWINRCKNKTFDKDALFALQGHVLPDLLAKLSADPYFTLAAPKSTGREKFNVAWLIDIIAKNIYRDEDVQRTLCELTVLSISEEILKEGAHADIFVCGGGALNPLLMQRLSEILNTQKIQTTHALGVDPMYVEGMAFAWLAEQRMLEKHIELHCVTGARQDAILGCVYLA from the coding sequence ATGAATAAGTATTATATTGGTTTAATGTCCGGCACCAGTTTAGATGCCTTAGATATTGTGATCGCAGAGCGTAGCCCGGCAGGCTTTAAACAAGTCGCCCAAGATGCGGTGCCTTTACCCGCCTCAATGCGCCAAAATATATTACGTATTTGTGAAGACAAAACAGTCGATTTGCAAACGCTCGGTGAAGTAGATCATCAATTTGCACTGCTTTGTGCTGACGCTATCAATAGCTTATTAGCAACAAGTAAACTACTCGCAACACAAATCTGCGCCATCGGTAGCCATGGACAAACCGTGTTTCATAGCCCTTTAGGTGCCTACCCTTTTACCCAACAAATTGGTGATGCAAACCTTATTGCAGCCAAAACAGGGATCCCTTGTGTTAGTGACTTTAGGCGCATGGATATGGCGTATGGTGGACAAGGTGCCCCCCTTGTTCCCGCTTTTCATCAAGCCTTATTTGCAGACTCACAAGCGCCTCGCATTATCTTAAATATTGGCGGCATTGCTAATATTAGTATTTTGGATGCTCAGAAAAGTAGCTTAGGTTACGATACCGGCCCGGGTAATATCCTGATGGATGCTTGGATAAACCGATGTAAGAATAAAACCTTTGATAAAGATGCACTTTTCGCCTTACAGGGCCATGTTTTACCTGATTTACTCGCAAAGCTCTCTGCCGATCCCTACTTCACACTGGCGGCGCCTAAAAGCACCGGCCGTGAAAAATTTAATGTGGCTTGGCTTATCGATATCATAGCAAAAAATATTTATCGCGACGAAGATGTGCAGCGCACTTTATGTGAATTAACGGTGCTAAGTATTAGTGAAGAGATACTAAAGGAAGGTGCTCACGCCGATATTTTTGTCTGTGGAGGAGGCGCATTAAACCCTTTATTAATGCAACGCTTAAGCGAAATATTAAACACTCAGAAAATACAAACAACACACGCTTTGGGTGTTGATCCTATGTATGTTGAAGGCATGGCTTTTGCTTGGCTTGCAGAGCAGCGCATGTTAGAAAAACACATTGAATTACATTGCGTCACCGGTGCACGTCAAGATGCTATTTTGGGTTGTGTTTATCTTGCGTAA
- a CDS encoding c-type cytochrome: MKKLLIPLFALLSFTSAVQAQGDINAGKEKISTCSACHGADGNSPSNLYPKLAGQHASYLEKQLLQYKNGQRKDAIMNTMATMLSEQDIKDISAYYASQQATEESTTAEIAKQGQKLYMGGDVKRALPACTACHGPRGNGLDLAKFPKLSNQHPAYIAKQLHLFRDKARDNDMNGMMIDIAAKLTDKEITLLSEYIAALH; encoded by the coding sequence ATGAAAAAACTATTGATCCCATTATTTGCCTTACTTAGTTTTACCTCAGCAGTACAAGCACAAGGTGATATTAATGCCGGTAAAGAAAAAATAAGCACATGTAGTGCGTGTCATGGCGCTGATGGAAATAGCCCTTCAAACCTTTATCCTAAATTAGCAGGACAACATGCCAGCTATTTAGAAAAGCAGCTCTTACAATATAAAAATGGACAGCGTAAAGATGCGATCATGAATACTATGGCCACCATGTTATCAGAGCAAGATATCAAAGATATTTCAGCTTATTACGCCAGTCAGCAAGCAACTGAAGAAAGCACCACGGCTGAAATTGCTAAACAGGGACAAAAACTTTACATGGGAGGTGATGTTAAACGCGCGTTACCCGCCTGCACAGCATGTCATGGTCCTCGAGGTAATGGTTTAGATCTCGCAAAATTCCCAAAGTTATCCAATCAACATCCGGCATACATTGCAAAACAACTGCATCTGTTTCGCGATAAAGCCCGTGATAATGATATGAACGGCATGATGATTGACATCGCAGCCAAACTCACGGACAAAGAGATAACATTACTCTCTGAATATATAGCTGCACTGCATTAA
- the nfo gene encoding deoxyribonuclease IV, with the protein MKYIGAHVSASGGVFNAPKNAHDLGATAFALFTKNQRRWEAKPLDEDSIKKFKAACKLYGYSAEQILPHDSYLINLGHPEVEPLEKSRLAFVDEMQRCQQLGLTLLNFHPGSHLKKIPVNDCLLRISESINWALERTENVKAVIENTAGQGTNLGYKFEQLATIIEHVEDKSRVGICLDTCHTFVSGYDLRTTQTCEDTFQAFSDIVGFEYLSAMHINDSKVPLGSRVDRHASLGVGEIGWPCFEYIMKDSRFDAIPMVLETSNPDIWADEIRQLQQWAK; encoded by the coding sequence ATGAAATATATCGGTGCACATGTCAGTGCTTCAGGGGGGGTCTTTAATGCCCCAAAAAATGCTCATGATCTTGGCGCGACTGCATTTGCGTTATTTACTAAAAATCAACGTCGCTGGGAAGCCAAGCCACTTGATGAAGACAGCATTAAAAAATTTAAAGCTGCCTGTAAACTCTATGGCTATTCTGCCGAGCAAATTTTGCCACACGATTCCTATTTAATAAACTTAGGGCATCCCGAAGTTGAGCCCTTAGAAAAATCACGTCTTGCTTTTGTCGATGAAATGCAACGTTGTCAACAACTCGGACTCACACTGCTTAATTTCCACCCCGGTAGCCACCTTAAAAAAATACCTGTCAATGATTGTTTACTACGTATAAGTGAAAGCATCAACTGGGCATTAGAGCGAACCGAAAATGTCAAAGCTGTCATAGAAAACACAGCAGGCCAAGGTACCAACTTAGGCTATAAATTTGAACAATTAGCCACCATTATTGAACATGTAGAAGATAAAAGTCGTGTCGGCATATGTTTAGACACTTGCCATACTTTTGTATCCGGTTATGATTTAAGAACGACACAAACCTGTGAAGATACGTTCCAAGCCTTTTCTGATATTGTTGGCTTTGAGTATTTAAGTGCGATGCACATCAATGATAGTAAAGTGCCTTTAGGTAGTCGCGTAGATAGACATGCCTCTCTCGGCGTAGGCGAAATTGGTTGGCCTTGTTTTGAGTATATTATGAAAGATAGTCGTTTTGACGCTATACCAATGGTTTTAGAGACATCAAACCCCGACATTTGGGCTGATGAAATACGACAATTACAACAATGGGCGAAATAA